A DNA window from Sulfitobacter noctilucicola contains the following coding sequences:
- the dxr gene encoding 1-deoxy-D-xylulose-5-phosphate reductoisomerase, with the protein MRKVSILGATGSIGQNTIDLIARAPQDYDVVALTGANNIAQLASDAIKLKADVAVTADEALLPDLRDALKGSGVEAAAGATAITECATRPADWIMSAIVGAAGLAPGLAALEQGSTLALANKESLVCAGSLMLETARANGTRILPVDSEHSAIFQALIGEQMSAVERIIITASGGAFRDWPIEELAGATLDQASSHPNWDMGQRITIDSASMFNKAMEVIETHEFFDISASQIEVIVHPQSLIHALVGFADGALMAHVGPPDMRHAIGFALHYPDRRHLPVERLDLASIGTFDFRAPDEQRWPALRLARETMEAGGMMGAVFNAAKETALDGFIAGTINFVQMAEVVEQAMAHMSASDGHIDATMTLDNVLEVDHLARKAAQAAIHSRAG; encoded by the coding sequence GTGCGCAAGGTCAGTATCCTTGGGGCAACGGGTTCCATCGGGCAGAACACCATTGATCTTATTGCCCGCGCACCGCAGGACTATGATGTGGTGGCCCTTACCGGCGCAAATAATATCGCTCAGCTGGCATCGGACGCCATCAAGCTGAAAGCGGATGTTGCGGTAACAGCGGACGAAGCGTTGCTGCCTGACTTGCGTGATGCACTTAAGGGCAGCGGTGTAGAGGCCGCAGCGGGGGCAACGGCCATCACCGAATGTGCGACGCGTCCGGCAGACTGGATTATGTCGGCAATTGTGGGCGCTGCGGGTCTGGCACCGGGTTTGGCCGCGCTGGAGCAGGGATCGACGCTGGCGCTCGCCAACAAGGAATCGCTCGTTTGCGCGGGGTCATTGATGCTTGAGACTGCCCGCGCAAATGGCACCCGGATCCTGCCGGTAGACAGCGAGCATTCCGCCATTTTTCAGGCGCTGATCGGCGAGCAGATGTCAGCGGTCGAACGGATAATTATTACTGCCAGCGGCGGCGCGTTCCGTGATTGGCCAATTGAAGAACTGGCCGGTGCCACACTGGATCAGGCGTCAAGCCATCCTAATTGGGACATGGGGCAGCGGATTACGATCGATTCCGCCTCCATGTTCAACAAAGCAATGGAAGTCATTGAAACACATGAGTTCTTTGACATTTCTGCCTCACAGATTGAAGTCATCGTCCACCCGCAGTCCTTGATCCATGCCTTGGTGGGGTTCGCCGACGGTGCGCTTATGGCCCATGTGGGACCGCCCGATATGCGTCACGCGATCGGCTTTGCGCTTCATTATCCCGACCGCAGGCATTTGCCCGTGGAACGGCTTGATCTTGCGTCAATCGGCACCTTTGATTTCCGTGCACCCGATGAGCAACGCTGGCCCGCGTTGCGTCTTGCCCGTGAAACGATGGAGGCTGGTGGCATGATGGGCGCGGTCTTCAACGCAGCCAAGGAAACAGCGCTGGATGGCTTCATTGCAGGCACGATAAATTTTGTGCAGATGGCAGAAGTTGTAGAGCAGGCGATGGCCCATATGAGTGCATCAGACGGACACATTGATGCCACCATGACCCTTGATAACGTGTTGGAAGTAGACCATCTGGCACGTAAGGCTGCACAAGCGGCCATTCACAGTAGAGCAGGGTAG
- the frr gene encoding ribosome recycling factor, whose amino-acid sequence MSEDFMLDTDDLERRMNGAIASLRTEFASLRTGRASASMLEPVMVDAYGSMTPINQVGTVNVPEPRMVTINVWDKGLVGKVEKAIRESGLGINPQLNGTIIMLPIPELNEERRTQLTKVAGTYAENARVSIRNIRRDGMDQIKKAKADGMSEDDQKIWESEMQDLTNKFTSMVDEQLEVKQAEIMQV is encoded by the coding sequence ATGTCAGAAGACTTTATGCTGGATACCGACGACCTTGAGCGTCGGATGAATGGTGCCATCGCGTCACTCAGAACCGAATTTGCGTCACTCCGAACGGGTCGCGCGTCCGCCTCCATGCTGGAGCCGGTGATGGTGGATGCCTATGGTTCCATGACGCCGATCAATCAGGTCGGCACCGTGAACGTGCCAGAACCGCGTATGGTAACGATCAACGTTTGGGACAAAGGTCTGGTTGGCAAGGTTGAAAAAGCCATCCGTGAAAGCGGTCTGGGCATAAACCCGCAGCTCAACGGCACGATCATCATGTTGCCGATCCCCGAGCTTAACGAGGAGCGCCGCACCCAGTTGACTAAAGTTGCGGGTACTTACGCTGAAAACGCCCGCGTCTCGATCCGTAACATCCGGCGCGATGGCATGGATCAGATCAAAAAGGCCAAGGCCGACGGCATGTCCGAGGACGATCAGAAGATCTGGGAATCCGAGATGCAGGACCTGACCAACAAATTCACCTCTATGGTGGATGAACAGCTTGAGGTGAAACAAGCGGAGATCATGCAGGTTTGA
- the rseP gene encoding RIP metalloprotease RseP yields MDIVGLLPQFGGLIWTLVAFVVALSVIVAIHEYGHYIVGRWCGIKADVFSLGFGPVLWSGTDKRGTIWQIAALPFGGYVKFAGDANAASGKDEAAMAAVADDPKAARHTMHGAPLWARALTVAAGPAFNFAMSILIFFAVAFSTGVARDPLTVGEVRALPQGAGELMAGDEIVAVEGTAIPDSDPAYSTFVQSLPKEPILTYDVRREGREISVQGPYLLPPLVLQVVPQSAAISAGLRPGDVITGIEGEDVYAFSQLKDAVESSEGAPLALTVWREGETLNFQMTPKSVDEPQADGSFKRALRIGISGGMAFEAATDTPGVGEALVGGVENTWRIITGSINGLREMIVGNISTCNLSGPVGIAQASGAMASQGATSFIYFIAVLSTAVGLLNLFPVPALDGGHLTFYAYEAVTGKPPSDKALRVLMTIGLALVLSLMVFALGNDLFCP; encoded by the coding sequence TTGGATATTGTTGGGCTGTTGCCGCAATTTGGCGGTTTGATCTGGACTTTGGTTGCGTTTGTCGTGGCACTTTCGGTAATCGTGGCGATCCATGAATACGGCCACTACATCGTCGGGCGCTGGTGCGGCATCAAGGCTGATGTGTTTTCGCTGGGTTTCGGTCCGGTGCTGTGGTCAGGCACGGACAAACGCGGCACGATCTGGCAAATAGCGGCACTTCCCTTTGGCGGCTATGTCAAATTTGCAGGTGATGCCAACGCTGCATCCGGCAAAGACGAGGCTGCGATGGCTGCTGTGGCTGATGATCCGAAAGCGGCACGTCACACCATGCATGGTGCCCCGCTTTGGGCGCGCGCGCTGACCGTGGCTGCCGGACCTGCGTTCAACTTTGCCATGTCGATCCTGATCTTTTTTGCTGTGGCTTTTTCTACAGGCGTGGCACGTGACCCGTTGACCGTTGGCGAAGTACGGGCATTGCCGCAAGGCGCGGGCGAACTCATGGCGGGTGATGAAATCGTCGCTGTTGAAGGCACTGCAATTCCGGACTCTGATCCAGCCTATAGCACCTTTGTTCAGTCGCTCCCCAAGGAGCCGATATTGACATATGATGTGCGCCGCGAGGGGCGTGAAATTTCCGTTCAAGGACCGTATCTGCTGCCGCCTCTGGTGCTGCAAGTTGTGCCACAATCTGCGGCAATCTCTGCCGGATTGCGCCCCGGTGACGTTATCACAGGCATCGAGGGAGAAGATGTATACGCATTTTCCCAGCTGAAAGACGCAGTGGAAAGTTCGGAAGGTGCCCCTTTGGCGCTGACAGTCTGGCGCGAGGGCGAAACGCTCAACTTCCAGATGACCCCCAAATCCGTGGACGAGCCACAGGCGGACGGGTCGTTCAAGCGAGCCTTGCGGATCGGTATCTCCGGCGGCATGGCGTTTGAGGCAGCGACTGACACGCCGGGTGTGGGTGAGGCGCTGGTTGGCGGTGTAGAGAACACATGGCGGATCATCACCGGCTCTATCAACGGTCTGCGCGAAATGATTGTCGGCAACATCAGCACATGTAATCTGAGCGGTCCTGTCGGCATTGCGCAGGCGTCAGGTGCGATGGCGAGCCAGGGTGCCACGTCCTTCATCTACTTTATTGCTGTACTGAGTACCGCCGTTGGCCTGCTGAACTTGTTCCCTGTACCGGCGCTCGATGGCGGACATCTGACTTTCTACGCTTATGAAGCGGTGACTGGTAAGCCACCAAGCGACAAGGCGTTGCGCGTATTGATGACCATCGGTCTGGCGCTGGTTCTGTCGCTGATGGTTTTCGCACTAGGAAACGACCTGTTCTGTCCCTGA
- a CDS encoding helix-turn-helix transcriptional regulator, translated as MSSASGIQVRSLAQFSQGHDWRVQLAHDRDAHLLVWVTRGQGRVLLDGMRRGVGAHNALFIPAGSLFALDLGRQCIGHVVQIPDGSPFRLPEIPRHLRIREVQTQGALTGLIEATLREEQAGLALKEDALEAHAALMSVWLRRQIMQDEHVPEKRNAAARLSQRYCALLPDRYRSGAPMADYAKTLDVTATHLTRAVKAATGKTAADLLTQRVLHEARRLLLETTEPAQAIARHLGFGSAAYFTRFIQHHTGVTPSKLRGGTR; from the coding sequence ATGTCGTCCGCTTCTGGCATTCAGGTCAGATCGCTTGCTCAGTTTTCTCAAGGCCACGATTGGCGCGTACAGCTCGCCCACGACCGAGATGCGCACCTGCTGGTCTGGGTAACGCGTGGTCAGGGGCGCGTCCTGCTTGACGGCATGCGTCGTGGCGTCGGTGCGCATAATGCTTTGTTCATTCCTGCAGGATCGCTTTTCGCGCTGGATCTGGGGCGCCAATGCATCGGTCACGTGGTGCAAATCCCCGATGGCAGCCCGTTTCGCCTGCCGGAAATTCCTCGGCATTTGCGGATACGCGAAGTCCAGACCCAAGGGGCGCTGACCGGCCTGATCGAAGCAACCCTGCGTGAAGAACAAGCGGGCCTTGCCCTGAAAGAGGACGCGCTTGAGGCCCATGCCGCGCTGATGTCGGTGTGGTTGCGCCGCCAGATCATGCAGGATGAGCACGTCCCCGAAAAGCGTAATGCCGCTGCGCGCCTCAGCCAGCGGTACTGCGCGTTACTGCCCGATAGATACCGCAGCGGAGCGCCAATGGCCGACTATGCCAAGACGTTGGATGTAACAGCCACACATCTGACAAGGGCAGTAAAGGCCGCAACCGGCAAGACGGCCGCAGATCTGCTAACCCAGCGGGTGTTGCACGAAGCGCGCAGACTTTTGCTTGAAACCACCGAGCCTGCGCAGGCTATCGCACGCCACCTGGGCTTCGGCTCGGCCGCCTACTTCACCCGCTTTATCCAGCACCATACAGGTGTGACGCCCAGCAAATTGCGTGGTGGCACCCGTTAA
- a CDS encoding ABC transporter permease — MGIFILRRLGVMLLTALCLTFIVFWLTNLYPNLEKLAKTQGNFRMSDEAVSSYLGDRGYLQPLPVKFGQWLGVLPGWETVKEDGTSFGRCYPEGTPEGERPTRCGVLQGDWGFSTVFKDDVGPTVATRLALTGKLMLCVLLLMVPSALLVGVLAGMREGSKLDRSLSTFSIATTATPEYVSGVIFIALLASSKFGLSPLLADWGWIDSKTLFRGSATSAMADANFWNFFLPVLTISLYGMGYIARMTRASMAEVMTAQYIRTARLKGVKFSDIVLKHALRNALIAPFTVIMLQIPWLLNGVVIVETLFNYKGFGWLLVQAAGNNDIELLLAVSVVSVAVVLVTQLISDIGYVYLNPRIRIA, encoded by the coding sequence ATGGGAATATTCATCTTGCGCAGACTGGGCGTGATGTTGCTGACGGCATTGTGCCTGACGTTCATCGTGTTCTGGCTGACCAACCTTTATCCAAACCTTGAAAAGCTCGCCAAAACCCAAGGCAACTTCCGGATGTCGGATGAAGCTGTTTCATCCTATCTTGGCGATCGCGGCTATCTTCAACCCCTGCCCGTCAAATTCGGTCAGTGGTTGGGCGTTCTGCCCGGCTGGGAAACCGTGAAAGAAGACGGTACGTCCTTTGGCCGCTGCTATCCCGAAGGCACACCGGAAGGCGAACGCCCTACCCGTTGTGGTGTTCTTCAGGGCGATTGGGGCTTTTCAACGGTCTTTAAGGATGATGTCGGGCCCACAGTTGCGACGCGGTTGGCGCTGACGGGAAAGCTGATGCTGTGCGTGCTGTTGCTGATGGTGCCTTCTGCGCTGTTGGTCGGCGTGCTTGCGGGGATGCGCGAAGGATCGAAGCTGGACAGGTCGCTGTCGACGTTTTCAATCGCGACGACAGCAACACCTGAATATGTTTCCGGCGTCATTTTCATCGCCTTGCTGGCCTCTTCCAAATTCGGATTATCGCCGCTTTTGGCGGATTGGGGTTGGATAGACAGTAAAACGCTGTTTCGCGGATCTGCCACATCTGCGATGGCGGATGCAAACTTCTGGAATTTCTTCCTGCCGGTGTTGACGATTTCGCTTTATGGCATGGGATATATCGCGCGGATGACGCGGGCCTCTATGGCCGAGGTTATGACCGCGCAATATATTCGCACGGCGCGCCTTAAGGGTGTGAAGTTCTCTGATATCGTGCTCAAACACGCATTGCGCAACGCGCTGATTGCGCCTTTCACAGTCATCATGCTGCAAATTCCGTGGCTGTTGAACGGTGTTGTGATTGTCGAGACGCTTTTTAACTACAAGGGCTTCGGATGGCTTCTGGTACAGGCCGCAGGCAACAATGACATCGAGCTGCTGTTGGCAGTTTCGGTGGTTTCAGTCGCCGTGGTTCTGGTGACGCAGCTGATTTCCGATATTGGCTACGTTTATCTCAACCCGCGCATTCGCATCGCTTAA
- the uppS gene encoding polyprenyl diphosphate synthase: protein MTQPANITVAAPHSPDRVEGCPRHVAIIMDGNGRWATQRGRPRLFGHHAGAKRVREIVEACPDFGVKYLTIFAFSTENWKRTQVEIAGLMSLFRRYIAKELRSLRDRGVRVRFIGDRDKLDDKLIKLMNQLEEATEHNDNVNLTIALNYGGRDEVARATQRLAQDVASGLLDPHKVDEETLPKYLDTYVLPDPDLVIRTSGEARISNFLLWQSAYAEYEFIDTLWPDFSRAEFGALCAAYGGRDRRFGGVKK from the coding sequence ATGACCCAGCCTGCGAATATTACCGTCGCTGCCCCACATTCACCCGACAGGGTTGAAGGCTGTCCGCGCCATGTTGCCATCATCATGGATGGCAACGGACGCTGGGCCACACAGCGCGGGCGGCCCAGGCTTTTTGGCCATCACGCAGGCGCAAAGCGCGTGCGCGAGATTGTTGAGGCTTGTCCCGATTTCGGTGTCAAATATCTTACCATCTTTGCCTTCTCGACAGAGAACTGGAAACGCACGCAGGTCGAAATCGCTGGTTTGATGAGCCTGTTTCGTCGCTACATCGCCAAAGAGCTCCGCTCATTGCGCGATCGTGGTGTAAGGGTGCGATTCATCGGGGATCGTGACAAGTTGGACGACAAGCTAATCAAGCTGATGAACCAGCTTGAAGAAGCGACTGAGCACAATGACAACGTTAACCTGACGATTGCATTGAACTACGGTGGGCGTGATGAAGTGGCACGGGCGACACAGCGCCTTGCGCAAGACGTGGCATCTGGGCTTCTTGACCCCCACAAGGTGGATGAAGAGACGCTTCCAAAGTACTTAGATACTTATGTTTTGCCCGATCCGGATCTGGTAATCCGTACAAGCGGTGAAGCACGCATTTCAAACTTTCTGCTGTGGCAGTCGGCTTATGCCGAATACGAATTTATCGACACTCTCTGGCCTGATTTCTCGCGTGCGGAATTCGGTGCGCTTTGTGCGGCCTACGGTGGCCGTGACCGTCGCTTTGGCGGTGTGAAAAAGTAA
- the bamA gene encoding outer membrane protein assembly factor BamA — protein MKSKEWVVTMGLSTRGGVPFEQAKPTNYRNAIRSASFSVLLSVAWLVPGAPVDAQQYQFNSVQINGNERIGDAAILRQAGISRGQRVSGGQLNDAFQSLQSSGLFETVEIEPRGGTLVINVVELPTVNRVRFEGNQRIKDDALGALVETTERRVFNPAQAEADAAAIAEAYSADGRVAARVQPRIIKRNQNRVDLVFEIFEGDNVEVERLSFVGNRKYSDRRLRRVLGTKQAGLFRRLVRRDTFREEQVDVDKQLLRDFYLSRGYVDMRTTAVNGELTQERDGFFVSYNITEGQQFKFGAIDLVSEMPNVDAAAYRKIVKVRPGAIYSPTIVEADIARLERQAIRDGVDFMRVEPRVTRNERDLTLDVTYVISRGERVFVERIDIEGNTTTLDRVVRRQFDSVEGDPFNPREIRQAAERIRALNYFETAEVNAREGSSGEQVVIDVDVEEKPTGSLNFGGSFSSSDGFGVAISFAEENFLGRGQRLALTVSTASEATRYGLNFVEPSFLGRDVALGLNIDYAETSSSFASFDTNRLIFQPSLAFPVSENGRLQLRYTAEEIEVLERDPIEHGLTIADDIAAGPQWSSAIGYEYTYDTRRTGLDPTAGVLFQFSQDFAGLGGDSRFIKSVGRVTGEKRIFNEEVTLRATLEGGALAWMEGNSRVVDRFVLGPSIIRGFEPGGIGPRDVSGTADDPLGGNLYVAARFEAEFPLGLPEEYGISGGVFYDVGNLWDLDDVNFNGGDIQGEGGSFRHVIGLSLFWETPVGPLQFNVSKALKSEEFDKEQSFEVTLRTQF, from the coding sequence ATGAAGTCTAAAGAGTGGGTTGTAACCATGGGACTGAGCACGCGGGGCGGTGTGCCTTTTGAGCAGGCAAAGCCGACAAATTATCGTAACGCAATTCGCAGCGCATCGTTTAGTGTTCTGTTATCAGTGGCTTGGCTGGTGCCTGGTGCGCCGGTAGATGCGCAGCAGTATCAATTCAACAGCGTACAGATCAACGGCAACGAACGGATCGGCGATGCCGCCATCCTGCGTCAGGCCGGAATCAGTCGTGGTCAGCGGGTCTCTGGCGGGCAACTCAATGACGCGTTTCAATCGCTACAGTCCTCCGGTTTGTTCGAAACCGTAGAGATTGAGCCGCGCGGTGGCACCCTCGTTATCAACGTGGTTGAGCTGCCAACGGTTAATCGCGTCCGGTTTGAAGGCAACCAACGGATCAAGGATGATGCCTTGGGTGCGCTGGTCGAGACAACAGAGCGGCGCGTGTTTAATCCGGCACAGGCCGAGGCTGATGCCGCTGCCATCGCAGAGGCCTATAGTGCCGATGGCCGTGTCGCAGCCCGCGTGCAGCCACGCATCATCAAACGCAATCAGAACCGTGTTGATCTGGTGTTTGAAATCTTCGAAGGCGACAACGTCGAAGTCGAGCGGCTGAGCTTTGTGGGCAACCGCAAGTATTCCGACCGTCGTCTGCGTCGCGTTCTGGGCACCAAACAGGCCGGACTTTTCCGCCGTCTGGTCCGCCGCGATACATTTCGTGAAGAACAGGTTGATGTGGACAAGCAGTTGCTGCGTGATTTCTATCTGTCGCGCGGGTATGTCGATATGCGCACAACGGCTGTGAACGGTGAACTGACACAAGAGCGTGACGGCTTTTTCGTATCCTACAACATCACCGAGGGTCAGCAGTTCAAATTTGGCGCGATCGATCTTGTTTCTGAGATGCCGAATGTTGATGCAGCAGCATACCGCAAAATCGTCAAAGTACGCCCCGGTGCCATCTATTCCCCGACGATTGTAGAAGCGGATATCGCCCGTCTTGAACGTCAGGCTATCCGTGATGGTGTCGACTTTATGCGCGTTGAACCACGCGTGACCCGCAACGAACGTGACCTGACGCTGGACGTGACTTACGTCATCAGCCGCGGTGAGCGTGTCTTCGTCGAGCGGATCGACATTGAGGGCAACACAACAACGCTCGACCGCGTTGTGCGCCGTCAGTTCGACAGCGTTGAAGGCGACCCCTTCAATCCGCGCGAAATCCGTCAGGCGGCAGAGCGTATCCGCGCCCTCAACTACTTTGAAACTGCCGAAGTGAATGCCCGCGAAGGCAGCAGCGGCGAGCAGGTTGTCATCGACGTTGACGTTGAAGAAAAACCTACCGGCTCGCTCAACTTTGGTGGCTCATTCTCAAGCAGCGACGGTTTCGGTGTCGCAATCAGCTTTGCCGAAGAGAACTTCCTCGGGCGCGGCCAGCGGCTTGCCCTGACGGTTTCGACCGCCTCCGAGGCCACGCGTTATGGTCTTAATTTTGTTGAGCCGTCCTTCCTTGGCCGCGATGTGGCGCTTGGTCTGAACATCGATTATGCCGAAACCAGCTCAAGCTTTGCGTCCTTTGATACCAACCGGTTGATTTTTCAGCCGTCTTTGGCGTTCCCGGTCAGCGAAAACGGACGTTTACAGCTGCGGTACACAGCAGAAGAAATCGAAGTACTTGAGCGCGATCCGATCGAGCATGGGCTGACAATTGCGGATGATATTGCGGCAGGGCCGCAATGGTCCTCCGCCATCGGCTATGAGTATACTTATGACACCCGCCGCACAGGTCTCGACCCGACTGCTGGCGTTTTGTTCCAGTTCAGCCAGGATTTCGCCGGGTTGGGTGGCGATAGCCGGTTCATCAAATCTGTAGGCCGTGTGACTGGCGAAAAACGGATTTTCAATGAGGAAGTGACCCTGCGTGCAACGCTTGAGGGGGGGGCACTGGCATGGATGGAAGGCAACAGCCGTGTTGTCGATCGCTTCGTGCTCGGCCCTTCCATCATACGCGGGTTTGAGCCTGGCGGCATTGGTCCACGGGATGTAAGCGGCACTGCGGATGACCCTCTGGGCGGTAACCTGTATGTGGCGGCCCGGTTTGAGGCTGAATTCCCCCTTGGTCTGCCAGAGGAATACGGGATTTCCGGCGGCGTCTTCTACGATGTTGGCAACCTTTGGGATTTGGACGACGTGAACTTTAACGGCGGCGATATTCAGGGTGAGGGTGGATCATTCCGGCACGTCATCGGTTTATCACTTTTCTGGGAAACCCCCGTTGGTCCGTTGCAGTTCAACGTATCCAAAGCGTTGAAGAGCGAAGAGTTCGATAAAGAGCAGTCCTTTGAGGTTACGCTTCGTACCCAGTTCTAA
- a CDS encoding phosphatidate cytidylyltransferase yields MSTQNWSDLKARMGAGAAMVVIGLAGIALGGHIFHLLVALICGTMVWELVGMLRPGVKYLQLQLGILTGLTLFLAIYLPVGLALPLLLAPAMIGFGTMERNRTVYMSFSVMILLAGYGMMQVRDDLGFGWMLWLVLVVVATDVVGYFAGRIIGGPKFWPAVSPKKTWAGTIAGWIGAAFVGILFSINTGAGVQLMGVSIAVSMASQMGDIAESGMKRKMGVKDSSNLIPGHGGLMDRFDGMLGAAMFLLVIGRFIGFPPGLG; encoded by the coding sequence ATGAGTACGCAGAACTGGTCTGATCTGAAAGCCCGCATGGGTGCAGGCGCCGCGATGGTGGTGATCGGCCTCGCAGGGATCGCCCTAGGCGGGCATATTTTCCATCTGCTGGTTGCATTGATCTGTGGCACGATGGTCTGGGAGCTAGTCGGTATGCTGCGCCCCGGTGTGAAATATCTTCAGTTGCAGTTGGGGATCCTGACGGGTCTGACGCTGTTCCTTGCCATATATTTACCTGTAGGTCTTGCTTTGCCGTTGTTACTGGCTCCGGCGATGATCGGTTTCGGGACGATGGAGCGGAACCGCACCGTCTACATGAGCTTTTCCGTCATGATCCTGCTGGCAGGCTATGGCATGATGCAGGTGCGTGATGATCTGGGCTTTGGCTGGATGTTGTGGCTTGTTCTGGTTGTCGTTGCCACTGATGTTGTTGGCTATTTTGCGGGACGTATTATCGGTGGTCCGAAATTCTGGCCTGCTGTCAGTCCCAAGAAAACATGGGCGGGCACCATCGCAGGCTGGATAGGTGCAGCGTTTGTGGGGATCTTATTCTCAATCAACACAGGCGCCGGCGTGCAGCTTATGGGCGTCTCCATCGCGGTTTCGATGGCATCGCAGATGGGCGACATCGCGGAATCCGGGATGAAGCGGAAGATGGGCGTCAAAGACAGCTCGAACCTGATCCCCGGACATGGTGGGCTGATGGATCGGTTTGACGGCATGCTGGGTGCGGCGATGTTTTTGCTCGTGATTGGTCGCTTTATCGGCTTCCCGCCCGGTCTGGGTTAG
- the pyrH gene encoding UMP kinase, with the protein MSSDHSQKSFDRVMLKISGEALMGDQGFGLHPPTVERIAREVQSVHEMGVEICMVIGGGNIFRGLQGSAQGMERTTADYMGMLATVMNALAMQSSLESLGIHTRVISAITMNEVAEPYIRRRAVRHLEKKRVCIFAAGTGNPYFTTDTAATLRANEMSCEAIFKGTKVDGVYDKDPAKHDDATRYDTVSYDDVLQKRLGVMDASAIALARDNNLPIIVFSLDEPGGFRGILAGEGTYTRVQG; encoded by the coding sequence ATGTCTTCAGATCATTCCCAGAAGTCCTTTGACCGCGTCATGCTCAAGATTTCAGGAGAGGCGCTGATGGGAGACCAGGGTTTCGGTCTGCATCCGCCAACGGTCGAACGGATCGCCCGCGAAGTTCAATCGGTACACGAGATGGGCGTAGAGATTTGTATGGTGATCGGCGGCGGTAACATCTTTCGCGGTCTTCAAGGCTCTGCGCAGGGGATGGAGCGTACGACGGCAGACTATATGGGCATGCTTGCTACGGTGATGAACGCGCTCGCGATGCAGTCTTCGCTCGAAAGCCTTGGCATCCACACACGGGTCATTTCCGCGATCACGATGAATGAGGTGGCAGAGCCGTATATCCGCCGCCGCGCCGTGCGCCACCTTGAGAAGAAGCGTGTGTGCATCTTTGCGGCCGGAACAGGAAACCCGTATTTCACTACCGACACCGCTGCGACTTTGCGTGCAAACGAGATGTCTTGTGAAGCAATCTTTAAGGGAACCAAGGTAGACGGTGTTTATGACAAGGACCCGGCCAAGCATGACGATGCCACGCGGTATGACACGGTCAGCTATGATGATGTGCTGCAAAAGCGCCTTGGCGTAATGGACGCCTCGGCGATTGCTCTGGCCCGCGATAATAATCTGCCGATCATCGTGTTCTCGCTGGATGAGCCGGGTGGCTTCCGCGGCATTCTTGCGGGCGAGGGGACATATACCCGCGTCCAAGGCTGA
- the miaA gene encoding tRNA (adenosine(37)-N6)-dimethylallyltransferase MiaA, with product MPISDATARAADAAPSDLPVLIAGPTASGKSALALEIAARQGGVIVNADASQVYACWRVITARPSVEEEAQAPHALYGHVAASEAYSTGHWLREVKALLETGIRPIIVGGTGLYFSALTKGLADIPTTPADIRDLGDRLESDEMLGSLDAATVARIDTANRARVQRAWEVQQTTGRGLAEWQDNTPAPLIQPKHCHRIVFDVEKSWLNQRIAQRFGIMMAQGALAEVEAQRSVYDPALPAHRAIGVPELMAHLEGRSTLEEATERAIIATRQFAKRQRTWMRSKMADWHKISLP from the coding sequence ATGCCGATATCTGACGCGACTGCGCGGGCTGCTGACGCTGCCCCCTCTGATCTGCCGGTTCTGATTGCGGGCCCGACAGCATCCGGAAAGTCGGCCTTGGCGCTGGAAATTGCCGCCCGCCAGGGAGGCGTGATTGTGAATGCCGATGCCTCACAGGTCTATGCCTGCTGGCGCGTCATCACGGCGCGTCCCTCTGTCGAAGAAGAAGCACAGGCACCGCACGCGCTTTATGGCCATGTGGCCGCATCAGAGGCGTATTCAACTGGCCATTGGCTGCGCGAGGTTAAGGCGCTGTTGGAAACGGGCATAAGGCCGATCATCGTAGGCGGCACGGGGCTCTATTTCAGTGCGCTGACAAAAGGACTGGCGGATATTCCGACAACGCCAGCGGACATCCGTGATCTGGGTGACCGGCTGGAGAGTGACGAAATGCTCGGCAGCCTCGATGCTGCCACCGTGGCGCGCATCGATACGGCAAACCGTGCCCGCGTCCAGCGGGCATGGGAGGTGCAACAAACCACCGGTCGCGGCCTGGCAGAGTGGCAAGACAACACGCCTGCCCCGCTTATTCAGCCGAAGCACTGTCATAGAATAGTTTTCGATGTCGAGAAAAGTTGGCTCAACCAGCGGATCGCGCAGCGTTTCGGCATCATGATGGCGCAGGGCGCTTTGGCAGAAGTCGAGGCACAACGCAGTGTCTATGATCCCGCTTTGCCTGCGCACCGCGCCATCGGTGTGCCAGAGCTGATGGCCCATCTGGAGGGCCGTTCCACATTGGAAGAAGCAACCGAACGGGCCATCATTGCGACGCGCCAGTTTGCCAAACGGCAGCGGACGTGGATGCGCAGCAAGATGGCTGACTGGCATAAAATCAGCCTACCGTAG